One stretch of Alcaligenes aquatilis DNA includes these proteins:
- a CDS encoding FAD-binding oxidoreductase, producing MQNNKQMVLPKGVDQSQFQQALTQFQTLLGKENVLLESAQIQPYTKIMMSVSEEAHTPSAVLSATTVEQVQQIVKICNEYKIPIWTISTGRNFGYGSAAPGQRGQVVLDLKKMNKILHVDPDLCTALVEPGVTYQQLYDYLEDNNIPLMLSFSAPSAIAGPLGNTMDRGVGYTPYGEHFMMQCGMELVLADGQVLRTGMGSVPGDKAWQVFKWGYGPTLDGMFTQANYGICTKMGFWLMPKPPVYKPFEIKFEQEADIADIVEMIRPLRIAQVIPNSVVIANILWEAATCNTRRSDYLSEPGATPDSVLKQIQKDKNLGAWNVYAALYGTQEQVDVNWKIVQEAVKKMGKGTLVTQEEAGDTQPFKYRAELMSGVPNLQEFGLYNWRGGGGSMWFAPVSQARGSECDKQKTLAKTILNKHGLDYVGEFIVGWRDMHHVIDVLYDRSNPQETARADACFNELLDEFEKEGYAVYRVNTRFQERVAQSYGTVKRQVEHAIKRALDPNNILAPGKSGIDLNNPF from the coding sequence GTGCAAAACAACAAACAAATGGTGCTACCCAAAGGGGTAGATCAGTCCCAGTTTCAACAGGCGCTGACCCAGTTCCAGACCTTGTTGGGCAAGGAAAATGTCCTGCTGGAGTCGGCACAGATTCAGCCCTACACCAAAATCATGATGTCGGTCTCCGAAGAGGCGCATACGCCCTCGGCGGTGCTGTCGGCCACCACCGTGGAGCAGGTACAGCAGATCGTCAAGATCTGCAACGAATACAAGATCCCTATCTGGACCATTTCCACTGGGCGCAACTTCGGTTATGGCTCGGCCGCGCCCGGACAACGGGGCCAGGTGGTGCTGGATCTGAAAAAAATGAACAAGATCCTCCATGTGGACCCTGATCTGTGCACCGCTTTGGTCGAACCCGGGGTGACGTATCAGCAGCTCTACGACTATCTGGAGGACAACAATATTCCTCTCATGCTGTCCTTTTCTGCGCCCTCGGCCATTGCCGGCCCGTTGGGCAATACGATGGATCGTGGCGTGGGCTATACCCCGTACGGCGAACACTTCATGATGCAATGCGGCATGGAGCTGGTGCTGGCCGACGGTCAGGTATTGCGTACCGGCATGGGCAGTGTTCCGGGCGACAAGGCCTGGCAGGTTTTCAAATGGGGATACGGTCCCACTCTGGACGGGATGTTTACCCAGGCCAATTACGGCATCTGCACCAAAATGGGGTTTTGGCTCATGCCCAAACCTCCGGTCTACAAACCCTTTGAAATCAAGTTCGAGCAAGAGGCCGATATTGCCGATATCGTGGAGATGATTCGCCCCTTGCGCATTGCCCAGGTCATCCCCAACTCGGTGGTTATTGCCAATATTCTGTGGGAAGCCGCTACCTGCAATACGCGGCGCAGCGACTACCTGAGTGAACCGGGCGCCACCCCGGACAGCGTTCTGAAGCAAATCCAGAAAGACAAGAACCTGGGAGCCTGGAACGTCTACGCCGCCCTGTACGGTACACAAGAGCAAGTGGATGTGAACTGGAAAATTGTCCAGGAAGCAGTCAAGAAAATGGGTAAAGGCACGTTGGTGACCCAGGAAGAGGCGGGCGATACACAACCCTTCAAATACCGCGCCGAACTGATGTCGGGCGTGCCCAATTTGCAGGAATTTGGCTTGTACAACTGGCGCGGAGGCGGTGGCTCCATGTGGTTCGCCCCCGTCAGCCAGGCCCGTGGCAGCGAATGCGACAAACAAAAAACACTGGCCAAGACCATTTTGAACAAGCACGGGCTCGATTACGTCGGTGAGTTCATTGTGGGCTGGCGAGACATGCACCATGTCATCGATGTGCTTTACGATCGCAGCAATCCACAAGAGACGGCACGGGCCGATGCCTGCTTTAATGAACTGCTCGATGAGTTCGAGAAAGAAGGGTATGCCGTGTATCGGGTCAATACACGCTTTCAGGAGCGGGTCGCCCAATCATACGGAACGGTGAAACGCCAGGTCGAACACGCGATCAAGCGCGCCCTGGATCCGAACAATATCCTGGCACCGGGCAAATCCGGCATTGACCTGAACAACCCGTTTTAA
- a CDS encoding c-type cytochrome, which translates to MAYHRPAIQGFTCHALRTARLLTLAGLGSLCFSTGAAAEQAKTLGQKTYEKTCIYCHEAGIGPELKGRQLPPEFFAIIVRSGLRAMPAFPQTHISDATLKELGQYLSTSPARVPASATSK; encoded by the coding sequence ATGGCTTACCACAGGCCAGCAATACAAGGCTTCACTTGCCACGCTCTCAGAACGGCTCGCTTGCTGACATTGGCGGGCCTGGGAAGCTTGTGTTTTTCGACAGGCGCTGCCGCCGAACAAGCAAAGACACTGGGGCAGAAAACCTACGAAAAAACCTGTATTTACTGTCACGAAGCAGGAATCGGCCCGGAGCTGAAAGGCCGGCAGCTTCCGCCCGAGTTCTTTGCCATTATTGTGCGCAGCGGCCTAAGAGCCATGCCTGCCTTTCCGCAGACCCATATCAGCGATGCCACCCTCAAGGAGCTAGGTCAGTATCTGTCCACCTCCCCGGCCCGGGTGCCCGCCAGCGCGACCAGCAAATAA
- the pobA gene encoding 4-hydroxybenzoate 3-monooxygenase, giving the protein MRTQVAIIGAGPSGLLLGQILSRNGIDNIILERQTGDYVLGRIRAGVLESVTVDALEQAGVTDNLKKNGLVHNGCELVFGDTSFRVDFEKLVNRHVVVYGQTEVTRDLMQAREKIGATTVYEAQEVALHEVESSHPYVTYKHEGQTHRLDCDFIVGCDGFHGVSRPAIPADILKTYECVYPFGWLGLMADTPPVSDELIYVKHERGFVLCSQRSKTRSRYYLQVPLSDKVEDWSDERFWDELRTRLGPERSANLVTGPSIEKSIAPLRSFVTEPMRHHNLFLAGDAAHIVPPTGAKGLNLAASDVLYLSEALLDFYQNQCRDKIESYSDRCLKRIWGAERFSWYMTRMMHTFPDMNHWDHKLQAAEFNQLMNSEHGARLLAENYVGLPY; this is encoded by the coding sequence ATGCGAACTCAAGTAGCTATTATCGGAGCGGGCCCGTCCGGTTTGCTGCTGGGACAGATTCTGTCCCGAAACGGTATCGACAACATCATTCTTGAACGTCAAACGGGAGACTACGTTCTGGGCCGCATTCGGGCCGGCGTGCTGGAAAGCGTCACCGTCGATGCCCTGGAGCAGGCCGGTGTCACCGATAATCTGAAAAAGAACGGTCTAGTACACAATGGCTGTGAACTGGTGTTTGGCGACACCTCGTTTCGAGTCGATTTTGAAAAACTGGTCAATCGCCATGTCGTGGTCTATGGCCAGACCGAAGTCACCCGCGACTTGATGCAGGCACGTGAAAAGATCGGCGCAACAACCGTCTATGAAGCCCAAGAGGTGGCCTTGCATGAAGTAGAAAGCAGCCACCCTTATGTCACCTATAAGCACGAAGGGCAGACACACCGTCTGGACTGTGACTTCATCGTCGGTTGTGATGGCTTTCATGGCGTATCGCGTCCCGCCATTCCGGCCGATATCCTGAAAACCTACGAGTGTGTGTATCCCTTTGGCTGGTTGGGCCTGATGGCAGACACCCCACCGGTCTCGGACGAACTGATCTATGTAAAGCATGAGCGCGGCTTTGTACTGTGCAGCCAACGCTCCAAAACACGCAGCCGCTACTATCTTCAGGTGCCCTTGAGCGACAAGGTAGAAGACTGGTCCGATGAGCGTTTCTGGGACGAACTACGCACTCGTCTGGGGCCTGAACGTTCTGCCAACCTGGTCACCGGCCCCAGCATTGAAAAAAGCATTGCCCCTTTACGCAGCTTCGTGACCGAACCCATGCGCCATCACAACCTGTTCCTGGCAGGTGATGCGGCCCATATTGTTCCTCCCACCGGCGCCAAAGGCCTGAATCTGGCCGCCAGTGATGTCTTGTACCTCTCGGAGGCGCTGCTGGACTTCTACCAGAACCAGTGTCGCGACAAAATAGAGAGCTACTCGGATCGTTGTCTGAAACGCATCTGGGGCGCGGAGCGGTTCTCCTGGTACATGACGCGGATGATGCACACCTTCCCGGACATGAATCACTGGGATCACAAACTTCAGGCAGCAGAATTTAACCAACTGATGAACTCCGAGCACGGCGCCCGCCTGCTTGCCGAGAACTACGTTGGTCTTCCCTACTAA